The Apium graveolens cultivar Ventura chromosome 11, ASM990537v1, whole genome shotgun sequence genome has a window encoding:
- the LOC141697782 gene encoding ubiquitin-conjugating enzyme E2 36, producing the protein MANSNLPRRIIKETQRLLSEPAPGISASPSEENMRYFNVMILGPSQSPYEGGVFKLELFLPEEYPMAAPKVRFLTKIYHPNIDKLGRICLDILKDKWSPALQIRTVLLSIQALLSAPNPDDPLSENIAKHWKTNETEAVETAKEWTRLYASGA; encoded by the exons ATGGCGAACAGTAATTTACCCAGGCGAATCATCAAG gAAACTCAGCGTCTTCTCAGCGAACCAG CTCCTGGAATAAGTGCATCGCCATCCGAAGAAAATATGCGTTACTTCAATGTCATGATCCTCGGTCCTTCGCAGTCTCCTTATGAAG GTGGCGTGTTTAAGCTGGAATTGTTTTTACCTGAGGAATATCCAATGGCTGCTCCTAAG GTCCGATTTCTCACCAAAATATACCATCCCAACATTGACAAG CTTGGAAGAATATGTCTTGATATTCTAAAAGACAAATGGAGTCCTGCTCTTCAAATTCGTACCGTACTGTTAAG CATTCAAGCCCTATTGAGTGCTCCAAACCCAGATGATCCTCTCTCTGAGAACATAGCAAAGCATTGGAAAACGAATGAGACCGAAGCTGTTGAAACAG CAAAGGAGTGGACCCGCCTGTATGCTAGTGGTGCGTGA